One Euwallacea fornicatus isolate EFF26 chromosome 22, ASM4011564v1, whole genome shotgun sequence genomic region harbors:
- the LOC136346314 gene encoding peptidoglycan-recognition protein SB2-like, translated as MGLTSDRDTEFRVSSKDEIPITENVVPRKYLENLEEKDLINFSTMSDQIRALLKNNPNLSSFDNNSSPSEVNIINIENSKEVSIGTTLNITANIVMKVNHERLQQSSSNSRNSYKGICHMVVRNKWLAQPTEVPNRSGPAKYVIICHTATQESNKQSDNVLTMRLMQTLHIESNEGLDVDYNFCVGSDGNIYEGRGWSKIGNHSPSYDNKSIGIAFIGSFRNHLPPNTALTRCKELIAHGVKIGEISPDYELLGNFKSASTLTPGLKLLEEIKSWKHWNMNINV; from the exons ATGGGTCTAACCAGTGACAGGGACACGGAATTCCGCGTCAGCTCCAAAGATGAGATTCCCATAACTGAAAATGTTGTAccaagaaaatatttggaaaaccTAGAAGAGAAagatctaattaattttagtaCTATGTCTGACCAAATCAGAGCATTGCTG AAAAACAACCCAAATTTATCTAGTTTTGATAACAACTCATCACCTAGTGAAGTTAATATAATTAACATTGAAAACAGCAAAGAAGTCTCTATAGGCACAACTCTCAATATAACTGCGAATATTGTAATGAAAGTAAACCACGAAAGACTACAGCAGTCCTCTAGCAACAGCAGGAACTCTTACAAAGGCATCTGTCATATGGTAGTCCGTAACAAGTGGTTGGCACAGCCCACCGAAGTACCAAACCGAAGTGGTCCTGCCAAATACGTCATCATTT GTCACACTGCAACTCAAGAGTCTAATAAGCAGTCCGACAATGTTCTTACTATGCGACTAATGCAGACCTTACATATTGAGAGCAATGAGGGGCTGGATGTAGATTATAATTTCTGTGTTGGATCAGATGGTAATATTTATGAAG GTCGTGGGTGGTCCAAAATAGGCAACCATTCCCCCTCCTATGACAATAAATCGATAGGAATAGCTTTTATAGGCAGTTTCCGTAATCACCTTCCTCCTAATACAGCTTTAACAAGGTGCAAGGAGTTGATTGCCCATGGAGTTAAAATAGGAGAAATTAGTCCAGATTATGAGTTGTTGGGCAATTTTAAATCTGCATCTACTCTTACTCCTGGTTTGAAGCTTCTTGAAGAAATAAAGTCGTGGAAGCATTGGAATATGAACATTAATGTTTAG
- the LOC136346313 gene encoding peptidoglycan recognition protein 1-like, giving the protein MNSLENDMSGSKLSNLSSNFDNLEGTDDYENIEHLDVENFVVDRTELKKINGNLEQAIYKELNRQQNHLSVQKEVLLKQTCGVLKKHVQLQDNQIINIKNSKKVTLGNTVNIVENIILKDENGQVKYDSKKKRNNKNYFYINRRQNWLAKEMPTHEMNLMELPVRYVIICHTATSEFYTHVDNVEVMGLIQDFHVSSMGWLDIAYNYCIGSDGNIYEGRGWDYCGSHTLGYNNCSMGISFIGCFLDHLPPAIALKKCKELIDHGIKIGKIRPDYELIGHCQCRPFLSPGKKLFEEISTWKQFNPDIKNTDLCIYSTS; this is encoded by the exons ATGAACTCATTAGAGAATGATATGTCAGGAAGCAAATTAAGCAATTTAAGctctaattttgataatttagaGGGTACCGATGATTATGAAAATATAGAACATTTAGATGTCGAAAATTTTGTAGTTGATAGAACAGAATTGAAGAagattaatggaaatttggaACAGGCTATATACAAAGAGTTAAACAGACAACAAAATCATTTG TCTGTTCAGAAAGAAGTCTTGCTGAAACAAACTTGCGGAGTCCTAAAAAAACACGTACAGCTTCAAgacaatcaaattattaacataaaaaatagcaaaaaagtCACACTTGGAAACACTGTTAACatagttgaaaatattatattaaaagaCGAAAATGGACAAGTTAAATacgattccaagaaaaagaggaataaCAAGAACTATTTCTATATAAATAGACGTCAAAACTGGTTGGCGAAAGAAATGCCTACACATGAAATGAACCTTATGGAACTCCCTGTTAGATACGTCATAATTT GTCACACTGCAACCAGTGAGTTTTACACTCACGTAGACAATGTAGAAGTGATGGGTCTAATTCAAGACTTCCACGTTAGCAGCATGGGATGGCTAGACATTGCCTACAACTATTGTATAGGAAGCGATGGCAATATTTATGAAG GGCGCGGTTGGGATTATTGCGGTAGTCACACCCTGGGCTACAATAATTGTTCCATGGGAATTTCTTTTATTGGCTGCTTTCTTGATCATCTTCCTCCAGCTATAGCTTTGAAGAAGTGCAAAGAACTCATTGATCATGGAATAAAAATAGGGAAAATACGCCCAGATTATGAATTAATTGGGCATTGCCAGTGCAGACCATTTTTAAGCCCCGGGAAGAAGTTGTTTGAGGAAATTTCTACTTGGAAACAATTTAATCCTGATATCAAAAATACCGATCTTTGCATTTATTCGACTAGTTAA
- the Ptp61F gene encoding tyrosine-protein phosphatase non-receptor type 61F isoform X1, with product MTSDTEAGTNNIETEYLELNSKDDWPAFYQRIRAKSMQSAGETTEAVKQQNKNLNRYRDVHPYDHSRIILQRGSTDYINANLCRVEKANRKYILTQGPLPNTISHFWLMVWEQNSKAVLMLNKLMEKKAEKCSQYWPPKIGSVLTFTDVGLTLEYLEQHDHSYYLTRVLRLKDIESGEHRDILQFHYITWPDFGVPCSPTKFLDFLKRVRRAGVLEEEVGPAIVHCSAGIGRSGTFCLVDSCLVLIEKYGLNSVNIKEVLLELRNYRTGLIQTHEQLRFSYQAIIEGAKQLLNANSDDEDSESLSNHIGASGELIEEATNSENESEPPPVPPQRTDSLKPTENGLADRPLPTIPQSTSDDDLSYKGNVDECFEERRIPSGPLPDLPDEEGSSEDSLEDEEDDESRNEEESRNTESPISDKDGDEVPTNSSELRQRRREERKQRTETQVRDMKRRQQANEQWQQLKRSLYVPFAVGGTVLVAGLVCLYLKIN from the exons ATGACTTCAGATACAGAAGCAGGGACGAACAATATAGAAACAGAATACTTGGAACTCAACTCAAAAGATGACTGGCCGGCGTTTTATCAG CGAATTCGAGCCAAAAGCATGCAGTCCGCAGGGGAAACAACCGAAGCTGTAAAACAGCAAAACAAAAATCTGAATAGGTATAGAGATGTCCATCCATATGACCACAGTCGAATCATCCTGCAAAGAGGATCAACTGACTACATTAATGCCAATTTATGTAGAGTTGAAAAAGCTAACAG GAAATATATTCTAACCCAAGGTCCTCTCCCAAACACCATTAGCCACTTCTGGCTCATGGTGTGGGAGCAAAATAGCAAGGCTGTGCttatgttaaacaaactgatgGAAAAGAAGGCTGAGAAATGTTCTCAGTATTGGCCACCTAAAATCGGCTCGGTATTGACTTTCACTGACGTGGGACTTACACTTGAGTACCTAGAGCAGCATGATCATTCCTATTATTTAACCAGAGTTCTAAG GTTGAAAGATATCGAAAGTGGGGAGCACCGAGACATTCTTCAATTTCACTACATCACATGGCCAGATTTCGGAGTCCCGTGTTCCCCGACGAAATTTCTagactttttaaaaagggTCAGGAGAGCCGGTGTGTTGGAGGAGGAAGTTGGGCCGGCTATTGTACATTGTTCCGCGGGCATAGGTCGATCCGGAACATTTTGTCTTGTCGATTCGTGCTTGGTTCTG ATCGAAAAATACGGCCTAAATTCCGTTAATATTAAAGAAGTGCTATTAGAATTGAGGAACTACCGGACCGGGCTAATACAGACCCATGAGCAGCTTAGATTTTCGTATCAAGCGATCATTGAGGGTGCAAAGCAGTTACTTAATGCCAATTCTGATGATGAAGATTCAGAGTCTCTT TCCAATCATATAGGCGCTTCTGGGGAACTTATTGAAGAAGCCACCAATTCGGAGAACGAATCCGAACCACCTCCAGTCCCGCCCCAGCGAACGGACAGCCTTAAACCAACCGAAAATGGGTTAGCGGACAGACCGTTGCCCACCATACCGCAAAGCACGTCCGACGACGATCTCAGCTATAAAGGAAACGTAGATGAATGTTTTGAAGAG AGACGTATACCATCTGGACCGCTCCCCGACCTTCCAGATGAAGAAGGAAGCAGTGAAGATTCCTTGGAAGATGAAGAAGATGATGAGAGTCGCAATGAAGAGGAAAGTAGGAACACGGAGAGCCCCATTTCAGATAAAGACGGTGACGAAGTTCCAACTAA TTCGTCCGAGTTACGTCAGCGTCGCAGAGAAGAACGCAAACAGAGAACAGAGACCCAGGTGCGCGACATGAAGCGTAGACAGCAAGCAAACGAACAGTGGCAGCAACTGAAGAGGTCTCTATACGTTCCTTTCGCGGTGGGCGGCACCGTTTTGGTTGCAGGCCTCGTTTGTctctatttaaaaatcaactgA
- the Ptp61F gene encoding tyrosine-protein phosphatase non-receptor type 61F isoform X2: MTSDTEAGTNNIETEYLELNSKDDWPAFYQRIRAKSMQSAGETTEAVKQQNKNLNRYRDVHPYDHSRIILQRGSTDYINANLCRVEKANRKYILTQGPLPNTISHFWLMVWEQNSKAVLMLNKLMEKKAEKCSQYWPPKIGSVLTFTDVGLTLEYLEQHDHSYYLTRVLRLKDIESGEHRDILQFHYITWPDFGVPCSPTKFLDFLKRVRRAGVLEEEVGPAIVHCSAGIGRSGTFCLVDSCLVLIEKYGLNSVNIKEVLLELRNYRTGLIQTHEQLRFSYQAIIEGAKQLLNANSDDEDSESLSNHIGASGELIEEATNSENESEPPPVPPQRTDSLKPTENGLADRPLPTIPQSTSDDDLSYKGNVDECFEERRIPSGPLPDLPDEEGSSEDSLEDEEDDESRNEEESRNTESPISDKDGDEVPTNSSELRQRRREERKQRTETQVRDMKRRQQANEQWQQLKRPKTTHED; this comes from the exons ATGACTTCAGATACAGAAGCAGGGACGAACAATATAGAAACAGAATACTTGGAACTCAACTCAAAAGATGACTGGCCGGCGTTTTATCAG CGAATTCGAGCCAAAAGCATGCAGTCCGCAGGGGAAACAACCGAAGCTGTAAAACAGCAAAACAAAAATCTGAATAGGTATAGAGATGTCCATCCATATGACCACAGTCGAATCATCCTGCAAAGAGGATCAACTGACTACATTAATGCCAATTTATGTAGAGTTGAAAAAGCTAACAG GAAATATATTCTAACCCAAGGTCCTCTCCCAAACACCATTAGCCACTTCTGGCTCATGGTGTGGGAGCAAAATAGCAAGGCTGTGCttatgttaaacaaactgatgGAAAAGAAGGCTGAGAAATGTTCTCAGTATTGGCCACCTAAAATCGGCTCGGTATTGACTTTCACTGACGTGGGACTTACACTTGAGTACCTAGAGCAGCATGATCATTCCTATTATTTAACCAGAGTTCTAAG GTTGAAAGATATCGAAAGTGGGGAGCACCGAGACATTCTTCAATTTCACTACATCACATGGCCAGATTTCGGAGTCCCGTGTTCCCCGACGAAATTTCTagactttttaaaaagggTCAGGAGAGCCGGTGTGTTGGAGGAGGAAGTTGGGCCGGCTATTGTACATTGTTCCGCGGGCATAGGTCGATCCGGAACATTTTGTCTTGTCGATTCGTGCTTGGTTCTG ATCGAAAAATACGGCCTAAATTCCGTTAATATTAAAGAAGTGCTATTAGAATTGAGGAACTACCGGACCGGGCTAATACAGACCCATGAGCAGCTTAGATTTTCGTATCAAGCGATCATTGAGGGTGCAAAGCAGTTACTTAATGCCAATTCTGATGATGAAGATTCAGAGTCTCTT TCCAATCATATAGGCGCTTCTGGGGAACTTATTGAAGAAGCCACCAATTCGGAGAACGAATCCGAACCACCTCCAGTCCCGCCCCAGCGAACGGACAGCCTTAAACCAACCGAAAATGGGTTAGCGGACAGACCGTTGCCCACCATACCGCAAAGCACGTCCGACGACGATCTCAGCTATAAAGGAAACGTAGATGAATGTTTTGAAGAG AGACGTATACCATCTGGACCGCTCCCCGACCTTCCAGATGAAGAAGGAAGCAGTGAAGATTCCTTGGAAGATGAAGAAGATGATGAGAGTCGCAATGAAGAGGAAAGTAGGAACACGGAGAGCCCCATTTCAGATAAAGACGGTGACGAAGTTCCAACTAA TTCGTCCGAGTTACGTCAGCGTCGCAGAGAAGAACGCAAACAGAGAACAGAGACCCAGGTGCGCGACATGAAGCGTAGACAGCAAGCAAACGAACAGTGGCAGCAACTGAAGAG GCCGAAAACCACCCACGAAGACtga